The following proteins are encoded in a genomic region of Capra hircus breed San Clemente unplaced genomic scaffold, ASM170441v1, whole genome shotgun sequence:
- the NYX gene encoding nyctalopin, which yields MESCGMLSLLLHAMVLGLPSARAAEDTCVNACPAACVCSSVERRCSVRCDRAGLLRVPAEFPCEAASIDLDRNGLRFLGERAFGTLPSLRRLSLRHNNLSFITPGAFKGLPRLAELSLAHNGDLRYLHARTFTALGRLRRLDLTVCRLFSVPERLLAELPALRELAAFDNLFRRVPGALRGLANLTHAHLERSRIEAVASSSLLGLRRLRSLSLQGNRVRAVHGGAFRDCSALEHLLLNDNLLAALPADAFLGLRRLRTLNLGGNALGRVVRAWFAELAELELLYLDRNRIAFVEEGAFQNLSGLLALHLNGNHLTVLAWAAFQPGFFLGRLFLFRNPWRCDCRLEWLRDWMESFGRAADVPCASPGSVAGLDLRQVAFGRSSEGFCVDPDELNLTASSPGPSPEPAATTVSRFSSLLSKLLAPRAPVAEAANTTKEEPVNTSLSDSLPSLGVGGSGHKTPFLVGSGLLLSVAQHVLFVLQRD from the exons ATGGAAAGCTGCGGGATGCTGAGCCTGCTGCTGCATG CGATGGTCCTCGGTCTGCCCAGCGCCCGGGCTGCCGAGGACACCTGCGTGAACGCCTGCCCGGCCGCCTGCGTCTGCAGCAGCGTGGAGCGCCGCTGCTCCGTGCGCTGCGACCGCGCGGGCCTCCTGCGGGTGCCGGCCGAGTTCCCGTGCGAGGCGGCCTCCATCGACCTGGACCGCAACGGCCTGCGCTTCCTGGGCGAGCGGGCCTTCGGCACGCTGCCGTCGCTGCGCCGCCTGTCGCTGCGCCACAACAACCTGTCCTTTATCACGCCCGGCGCCTTCAAGGGCCTGCCGCGCCTGGCCGAGCTGAGCCTGGCGCACAACGGCGACCTGCGCTACCTGCACGCGCGCACCTTCACCGCTCTCGGCCGCCTGCGCCGCCTCGACCTGACAGTCTGCCGCCTCTTCAGCGTGCCCGAGCGCCTTCTGGCCGAGCTGCCCGCCCTGCGCGAGCTCGCCGCCTTCGACAACCTGTTCCGCCGCGTGCCCGGCGCGCTGCGCGGCCTGGCCAACCTGACGCATGCGCACCTGGAGCGCAGCCGCATCGAGGCCGTGGCCTCCAGCTCGCTGCTGGGCCTGCGCCGCCTGCGCTCGCTCAGCCTGCAGGGCAACCGCGTGCGCGCCGTGCACGGCGGCGCCTTCCGCGACTGCAGCGCCCTGGAACACCTGCTGCTCAACGACAACCTGCTGGCCGCGCTGCCGGCCGATGCCTTCCTCGGCCTCCGCCGCCTGCGCACACTCAACCTGGGCGGCAACGCGCTGGGCCGCGTGGTGCGCGCCTGGTTTGCCGAGCTGGCCGAGCTCGAGCTGCTCTACCTGGACCGCAACCGCATCGCCTTCGTGGAGGAGGGCGCCTTCCAGAACCTCTCGGGCCTCCTGGCCCTGCATCTCAACGGCAACCACCTCACCGTGCTTGCCTGGGCCGCCTTCCAGCCCGGTTTCTTCCTGGGCCGCCTCTTCCTCTTCCGCAACCCGTGGCGCTGCGACTGCCGCCTGGAGTGGCTGCGGGACTGGATGGAGAGCTTTGGGCGCGCCGCCGACGTGCCCTGTGCCTCCCCGGGCTCCGTGGCTGGCCTTGACCTCCGCCAGGTGGCCTTCGGGCGCTCCTCTGAAGGCTTCTGTGTGGACCCTGACGAGCTGAACCTCACAGCTTCCAGTCCCGGCCCATCCCCTGAGCCGGCGGCCACCACAGTGAGCAGGTTCAGCAGCCTCCTCTCCAAGCTGTTGGCCCCGAGGGCCCCGGTGGCGGAGGCGGCCAATACCACCAAGGAGGAACCGGTCAACACCTCCCTGTCTGACAGCCTTCCCTCCCTCGGGGTAGGCGGCTCGGGCCACAAGACCCCGTTTCTCGTGGGCTCTGGTCTCCTGCTCAGCGTGGCCCAGCACGTGCTGTTTGTCCTTCAGAGGGACTGA